In Uranotaenia lowii strain MFRU-FL chromosome 2, ASM2978415v1, whole genome shotgun sequence, one genomic interval encodes:
- the LOC129749135 gene encoding gremlin-1-like, protein MNLTMKLLVLLLSLLLIHNCSPSDGHRIQLSDSILDFINTRHVERVLAERRMNASGSSSSSSTARDEKRYLVQNDLLDDAGGGGGGGVDGGDGADDDQLYAQTPEVAIDFDFNGRRQSGIGMIPSGSAASASGAYNETGFQYQSAGSAPNADILADLQAFRGDKLLKSSKNALVVTRKEYLKKDWCKTEPLVQRIREEGCLSRTIINRFCYGQCNSFYIPKSPKRRRHHGQEGGRGRGGNRHGHHGNHHSNAAGAALPPREVDLDFEDEDLTGPAFRSCAFCKPKKFTWITVTLRCPSLVPQLRRKRIQRIKQCKCIAEPLN, encoded by the coding sequence ATGAATCTGACAATGAagctgctggtgctgctgctctCGCTGCTGCTGATACACAATTGCTCGCCATCCGACGGCCACCGGATACAGCTGTCGGATTCGATTCTGGACTTTATCAACACCCGCCACGTGGAGCGAGTGCTGGCGGAGAGGCGGATGAACGCGTCTgggtcgtcgtcttcgtcgtcgaCGGCACGAGACGAAAAGCGCTATCTAGTGCAGAACGATCTGCTGGACGATGCGGGGGGCGGGGGTGGAGGCGGAGTTGATGGTGGAGATGGAGCAGACGACGATCAACTGTACGCCCAAACGCCCGAAGTGGCGATCGATTTTGACTTCAACGGCCGCCGTCAGTCCGGCATCGGAATGATCCCATCGGGTTCGGCGGCTTCAGCGTCAGGGGCCTACAATGAAACGGGCTTTCAGTACCAATCGGCCGGATCCGCCCCCAATGCGGATATTTTGGCGGACCTGCAGGCATTCCGGGGCGACAAGCTGCTAAAGTCCAGCAAAAACGCACTGGTCGTGACGCGGAAAGAATACCTTAAGAAGGACTGGTGCAAGACGGAACCTCTGGTGCAGCGAATTCGCGAGGAGGGCTGCCTCAGTCGGACGATCATCAATCGCTTTTGCTACGGGCAGTGTAATTCGTTCTACATTCCAAAGTCACCGAAGCGTAGGCGGCATCACGGGCAGGAAGGAGGGCGGGGACGTGGCGGCAATCGCCATGGTCACCATGGCAACCACCATAGCAACGCCGCCGGTGCTGCCCTGCCCCCGCGAGAGGTCGATCTGGACTTCGAGGACGAGGATCTGACCGGGCCGGCGTTCCGGTCCTGTGCCTTCTGCAAACCGAAAAAGTTCACCTGGATCACGGTGACGCTCCGGTGTCCCTCCCTGGTGCCCCAGCTCAGGCGGAAACGCATCCAGCGCATCAAGCAGTGCAAATGTATCGCCGAGCCGCTGAACTAA